One part of the Trichoplusia ni isolate ovarian cell line Hi5 chromosome 2, tn1, whole genome shotgun sequence genome encodes these proteins:
- the LOC113508473 gene encoding achaete-scute complex protein T3-like, whose protein sequence is MPMAAIHTYQNLGVDQKLTHLQSQAPRRLAPAPVDPSRCKKKSSYLHQPYPTQPASVARRNARERNRVKQVNNGFAALRQHIPSAVTAALAGGRGSSRKLSKVDTLRLAVEYIKSLKRLLEESEEGCSEQSGLVLTTNGPHTPPLSEESHSPAPSFVSESSAGPGCHDAYDSYEPMSPEDEELLDVISWWQQQ, encoded by the coding sequence ATGCCGATGGCGGCTATTCACACGTACCAAAATCTCGGTGTTGATCAGAAACTGACGCACCTACAATCTCAGGCTCCACGGAGATTAGCACCTGCTCCCGTGGACCCCAGCCGCTGTAAGAAGAAGTCTTCTTATCTTCATCAGCCCTATCCGACCCAGCCAGCCTCCGTAGCACGTAGGAACGCTCGGGAGCGGAATAGAGTGAAACAAGTTAACAATGGTTTTGCGGCACTTCGTCAACACATCCCTTCGGCGGTCACAGCGGCTCTGGCTGGAGGCAGAGGATCTTCACGGAAATTGAGCAAAGTGGATACTTTGAGGCTAGCGGTGGAGtacataaaaagtttaaagcGGTTATTGGAAGAAAGTGAAGAAGGATGTTCAGAACAGTCGGGACTGGTCCTTACGACTAATGGGCCGCATACTCCACCGCTGTCTGAAGAGTCTCATTCACCAGCTCCGTCGTTCGTCTCCGAGAGCTCCGCAGGGCCCGGCTGTCACGACGCATACGACTCATACGAACCCATGAGTCCAGAAGATGAAGAGCTTCTAGACGTCATTTCGTGGTGGCAGCAACAGTGA